The Terriglobus roseus sequence CACAAGCAGCACGCAATCCGCGCCTTTAGCTCGTAGGAAGGCCTTTAGCATCTCTGCTGGAAGATGATGGCCATCCGCAATCACCGAGGCGACGAGTTTATCCTCCGCGAGCTGAGACCACAGCGGATTCTTATGTCGAGGAATTTCTGTGGGAAGCCCGTTTCCCAGGTGCGTCGAAAACCTAGCTCCTGCGTCTACCGCGCGCCGTATCTGTATCGCGTCTGCATGCGTGTGGCCCAAGGCGACATGCGCTCCTCGAGCCGCGAGATGAGATATGTAGGCTGGGGCCTCTGTGTAGTGAGCCGATAACGTCACCATGCCAACACAGCCCTGCGCCGCAGATTGCCAGCGCTCAAACTCGGCGATCGAGGGAGCACGTATGACCGACGCCTCATGCGCACCGCGGTATCCGTCGAGCGGAGAAATGTACGGGCCTTCCACGTGAACGTATGGGATGCAGGCCTGCACATGCGGCATCCGTCCGCGCGCGACCGCAATTACATTCAACGCGTGACATATCTTCTCTTCCCTTGCGCTGATAATCGTGGGCGCAAACGAGGTCACGCCGTGACGCAGCATCTGCTCTGTCAGATTTGCGATCGTCTGCACAGAGACATCGTCTGCGTTGACATCGAAGCCTGCGTAACCGTTCACCTGTAGATCGATCATGCCGGGACTCAAGAAGTATTCGCAGTCTTCGGATGTTGCTTCGATCCTTGCAATAAGACCGTTTTCGACGCGGACCCGCAAGCCAGTGCCCGTCTCCAGGGACTTGCCGGTCAGGTCAAAACCTTTCACTGAGCCGGCTCCTCGAGGCGGACGCGAAGTCCAGATACACCGTGCAATGGGGATGCGTGCGCAGGGCGGTTGCGGGACACGCTCCACTCACCGGCTCCTCCAGCATCGCCTGGACCGCTGCACTCTTATGCTCACCGGGAACACAGCCGAAGATCTCCTTCGCACGCAACAGCGCAGGGGTCGTCATCGTCATGGCTTCTTGAGGAACCGCTTCAAGCGAGGGGAAGCACTCATCGAAAACCTGCTGTTCGCGGCATGCGGCATCGAGCGTCACACGCTTCACCAGGCGCGTGTCCTTCAAATCGGCCGGTGGATCGTTGAAGGCCAGATGCCCGTTCGTGCCGATACCGAGTAAGACGATGTCGATGGGTTCAGGCGCAAGTAATCTCTCGTATTCCGCACAGGCATCCTCGGGCCGCACACCGGGGTTCATCAGGTGGACCTGCCCCAGAGGTACATGGTGGAAGAACTCATGCATCAACCAGTTGCCGAAGCGCTGCGGAGCGTCCTGTGAAAGACCAAGATACTCATCCATGTGGAACGCCGTAACGCGCGACCAATCGATACCAGGCTCTTGCCGCAGCGCCGAGAGCATTGTGCTTTGACTTGGTGCTGCGGCGAAGACGACGCGCACATGAGACTGTGATGAGAGGCGGAGGCGCAGGGCTTTACCGATGTCCTGTGCGGCCGCCCTTCCCATCTGTTCCTTGGTCGGAAACACTCTTACATCCATCTTCTCTTTCCTCGCCTTCATGCAGGCAGCGCGGACTCGGCCAGTCCGCCGTCTTTATCGTTTCGGTCAGCAATCACCCCGGATGGTCCGCCACCAGCGCGCATGAGATGGCGATAGATGAAGAACACGAAAAGTGCGATTGTGCTGAGAACAAATCCAAACCAGAACGCAGCAACGTAACTGCCGGTCCACTTGATCAGGAAGCCGGAGATTGCAATGACGGTCCCTGTGCAGAAGTTACGACAGAGAGCGACGGTGGAGGTGTAAGAACCCGTGTCTGCTTTGTCCATCGTCTTCCAAAGAATCGTGTCGCCGGCCACCTTAAGTGCCATGATCAGTGCGTAGAAGACGGTCAGCATGATCAGGCCGGAAGCGGTGTGAACGCCTACTGAGAAGGCGGACAGTCCAAGCATCAACAGCCAGACGATCAGCAGCGCAAGGTAGCTGCCCCAGCGGTCGATGAACCAGCCGGCCGGATAGGAGATGCCGATCTGCAACAACAGGCCCCATGACATGGCCGCACCGGTCTGTCCAATGGTCAGTCCGAGTTTCGACTTGGCGTAGAACCAAACCCAGGTCTTGAACACTGCGGGAAAAGCATTGAGTAAAGCCACCGCGATCATCAGGACCAGAATCCGTTTGTCCTGTGCCGCCACCCGGATGGGCGCCAGGAAGTTGAAGCGTTCTTTTGTTGGGTGATAGATCGGCGGCTCTTTGATCTGCCAAAGTGCAAGTAGCGTCGCCACGGCATTCGCCATTGCCGCGACCACAAAGACACGGCCGGGGTGGGCATCCGCCATGCGGGCACCTACTCGTGACGACAGGAAGCCGGCAAGGCTCGTCATCACGGCCACCAGACCTGAGGCGCGCGCGAGTAAGTCCTTCGAGACGCAGTCAATCGCCAGCAAGGGATACGTGGATGCCTTCACGTCATTGAAGAAGAAGTACATTCCCATCAACGCGATCAGGACCCACTTGGTGTCAGAGAGAGGAAACAGCAGGAGCGAAAGAGTCAGGAAC is a genomic window containing:
- a CDS encoding N-acetylglucosamine-6-phosphate deacetylase, yielding MKGFDLTGKSLETGTGLRVRVENGLIARIEATSEDCEYFLSPGMIDLQVNGYAGFDVNADDVSVQTIANLTEQMLRHGVTSFAPTIISAREEKICHALNVIAVARGRMPHVQACIPYVHVEGPYISPLDGYRGAHEASVIRAPSIAEFERWQSAAQGCVGMVTLSAHYTEAPAYISHLAARGAHVALGHTHADAIQIRRAVDAGARFSTHLGNGLPTEIPRHKNPLWSQLAEDKLVASVIADGHHLPAEMLKAFLRAKGADCVLLVSDSVALAGMPAGIYETPVGGWVELREDGCLCIAGKDLLAGSTATMTTCVKGVMAMTGVSLAQAMRMATELPGRVVGGRGRLAEGCDADLMRFRWKNGLEIDAVWSRGEQRYGRAA
- a CDS encoding glucosamine-6-phosphate deaminase, producing the protein MDVRVFPTKEQMGRAAAQDIGKALRLRLSSQSHVRVVFAAAPSQSTMLSALRQEPGIDWSRVTAFHMDEYLGLSQDAPQRFGNWLMHEFFHHVPLGQVHLMNPGVRPEDACAEYERLLAPEPIDIVLLGIGTNGHLAFNDPPADLKDTRLVKRVTLDAACREQQVFDECFPSLEAVPQEAMTMTTPALLRAKEIFGCVPGEHKSAAVQAMLEEPVSGACPATALRTHPHCTVYLDFASASRSRLSERF
- a CDS encoding MFS transporter is translated as MSEVLDPEMDSTPESFEPKEDAKLQRFFADRGRMWRNLIWVTFGHFGMALSMTIVEPLMNLRLKAIGVSDSSIGLLTSANLWAVSFLVMYYSWKSDHCTSKLGRRTPFVLGALPFLTLSLLLFPLSDTKWVLIALMGMYFFFNDVKASTYPLLAIDCVSKDLLARASGLVAVMTSLAGFLSSRVGARMADAHPGRVFVVAAMANAVATLLALWQIKEPPIYHPTKERFNFLAPIRVAAQDKRILVLMIAVALLNAFPAVFKTWVWFYAKSKLGLTIGQTGAAMSWGLLLQIGISYPAGWFIDRWGSYLALLIVWLLMLGLSAFSVGVHTASGLIMLTVFYALIMALKVAGDTILWKTMDKADTGSYTSTVALCRNFCTGTVIAISGFLIKWTGSYVAAFWFGFVLSTIALFVFFIYRHLMRAGGGPSGVIADRNDKDGGLAESALPA